Within the Nitrosococcus wardiae genome, the region AGCTACGTGGGGCCCTTACTGGATTGGATTGAGCACCGCCGCCCGCCGCTCAAGGTGCGCTCCTGGACGTTGGGGGGAGAGGCGTTTACGCGGGAGCTCTATGAGCGGCTGCAGCGGGTGCTCAAGCCGCGGCGGATACTCAACGGCTACGGGCCGACGGAGACAGTGGTCACGCCGCTGCTGTGGGAAGCCGATAGGGGCACGCCGATGAGCAGCGCCTATGCGCCCATTGGCACGGCGGTTGGTGCGCGGCGGCTATACGTGCTGGACGGAGACTTAAACCGGGTGCCGCCGGGGGTCAGTGGCGAGCTTTACATTGGCGGTGAAGTGGGTTTAGCGCGGGGGTATTGGGGTCGAGCGGGGCAGACGGCGGAGCGGTTTTTACCGGACCGGTGGGGGGTGCCGGGAGAGCGGATGTACCGCACGGGGGACTGGGTGCGGTGGCGAGCAGACGGGGTGGTGGAGTATTTAGGCCGGGTGGACGGCCAAGTCAAGCTCCGTGGTTTTCGCATAGAGCTGGGAGAGATTGAGACGCGGCTATTGGCCTTAGCGCCGGTGCGGGAAGCGGTGGTGGTGATGCGCCCGGGGCCGGGAGGCGAGCGGTTGGTGGGGTATGTGGCGGCGCCGGCGGAAGTTGAGGGAGAGCGGTTACGGGCGGCGTTAGCGGCGCAGTTGCCCGAGTATATGGTGCCGAGCCAGGTGGTGAGATTAGAGGCGTTGCCGCTGACCCCGGCGGGGAAGGTGGACCGGGAGGGGTTGCCGGAGCCGCAGTGGTCAGCCGAGGGCTATGAGCCGCCGCGGACCGAGGCTGAGAGGATGTTGGCCCAGGTGTGGGGGCAGTTGCTGGGGGTGGAGCGGGTCGGACGCCAGGACCGCTTCTTTGAACTGGGGGGGCACTCTCTGCTGGCAATGCAGGCAGTGAGCCTGTTACGCCGGGACTATCAAAAGCAGTTACCGTTGCAGGTATTGTTTGACTCTCCTCGGTTGGCCGATTGTGCGGCGCGCCTGATCGATGCCGTTGATGAGGATGAAATCATTGTGGCCGCGCCCAGGGACCAAGATCTGCCCACCTCATCTGCTCAACGCCGTCTTTGGTTTGTGCAGCAACTCAATCCTGAAAGTGGGGCCTACCATTTGCCGCTCGGATTAAGATTGCAAGGGACGCTGGATTTGACTGCGCTGCAAGCAGCGCTGAATCATTTGGTCGAACAGCACGAAATATTGCGCACCCGTTTTGTGGAGCATAATGGTGAGCCGCGGCAGCGAATTCTCCCCGAAGCGCCACTCAAATTAGACTATATTGATTTACGGGAACAGTCACAGCCCCAGGACAGAGCGGCGGAGCTGTTCCAGGAATGGTTAAGGCAGCCCTTTGATCTGGCCAGAGATCCCTTGCTGCGTTTGGGTGTGGTCCGGCTGGATGAGCATTGCTACCAATTGTTGCTGGTGCAGCATCACATTATCACCGACGGCCGGTCAACCGCCCATTTCCTCGAATCCCTGATCAATGTATATGGGGCCATTATGGCCGGGGAGCTGCTATTGGAAGCTCCGCCGCGGCTGCAATACGCCGATTATGCCATTTGGCAACAGCGCTGGTTGCAAGGTAAAAAGGCGCAGCAACAACTGGATTATTGGCGCCAAGCTCTGGGAACGGATACAGAGCCCCTGGAGCTTCCCACCGACTATCCCCGGAGCAGGACAACTCCTCCCCAGGGGGCGCGTTACCATTTTCGCTTGAGCACAGTCCAGGCTCAAGGATTGCGGCAACTGGCAAGAGCCCATGAGACGACCCTTTTTACCCCGCTTCTGAGTTTGTGGTTACTGCTCTTGTCTCGTTACAGCGGCCGGCGGGATATTCGGGTTGGCATTCCTGTAGCAGGGCGAATCCGCCCTGAAACTGAAACCATGCTAGGTTGCTTTATCAATACCGTGGTGCTAGGGGTTCAGATCGACCCGAATAGTTCCTTTGCTGCGTTGATGGAGCAGGTCAAGCAGCGCTCGGCTGAGGCCCAAAGCCATCAGGAGTTGCCCTTTGAAGCTCTGGTGGAGGCCCTGGGAGTAGGGCACAGCCTGGAATATCATCCCCTATTTCAGGTGGCCTTTAATCATCAGCAAATGATTACAGAGGCATTGGCGGAATGGCCCCAGGGGAGCATTACTCCCTTTGATCCTGGTGCCGCCGGGGTTCAGTTTGACCTGGCTATGGATACGGAACTGCAGGGTGACGGCAGTATCCACGGTTACCTCAGCTATGCCAGCCAGTTGTTTCACAAGGCCACCATTGAGCGTTTGTGGGGACATTATTCGAACCTGCTGGATGCCGTATTAAACAATGGGAGTGGGCCTGTGGCCAATTTGCCGCTACTGAGCCAAACCGAGCAGCAGCAGTTGGGACATTGGAATGATAGCGGTGTCGCGCGAGATCCGTTTGTGCCCATACCCATTAGGCAGAGCCGGCAGGCAATGCAAACCCCTGAGGCCGTTGCTTTGAGTTTTAATGGTCGGCAATTGAGCTATGGCGAACTGGAACGCCGGGTTAATCAACTGGCCCACCGGTTGCAGCGCGCCGGTATAGGCCCTGAGGTTCGGGTTGCTATCAGCCTGCACCGCTCCGTGGAACTGGTGGTGGGTATTCTGGCGATCACCCGGGCCGGGGGGGCCTATGTGCCCCTGGATCCCAGTTACCCTGAGGAACGCTTGCGCTACATTTTGGCGGCGGCGGAGCCGGCGCTGGTGTTGACGCAGAGCACCCTGGCTTTGACTGGGTTGGAGGATACCGGTTGCCCTTGCTGGTCTCTAGATGATCTGGATTGCGGTGATGAGCCTACCTACCCGCCGATGGTCGATTGGCATCCAGATCAGGCCTTCTATGTGATTTACACCTCCGGGTCCACGGGGCGTCCCAAGGGAGTGGTCAATACCCACGCCGCCCTGGAAAACCGCTTGCTGTGGATGCAGGAGCAATATCTGCTGGGCGGCGATGATTGTGTTTTGCAGAAAACGCCTTTCAGCTTTGACGTATCGGTCTGGGAGTTCTTCTGGCCCTTCATGGTAGGCGCCCGTTTGGCGGTGGCGCCGCCGGAGGCGCACCGTGATCCAGTCGCATTGCAGCGGGTGATTGAGTCTGAGCAGGTGACGACGTTGCACTTCGTGCCATCCATGCTGCAGGCCTTTATCGCGGCCACCCATCTGGTGGGTTGCGCTTCCCTTAGAAAGGTGATTTGCAGCGGCGAAGCTCTAAGCATGGATCTGCAGCAGCAGGTATTACAGGCAAGGCCGAAATTACAGCTGCACAACCTCTATGGGCCTACAGAAGCTGCGATTGATGTCAGTTACTGGCAATGTCAAGCGGATAACCGGCCTACGGTGCCCATTGGAATGCCCATCAGCAATATTCAATTGCACGTGCTGGATGCGCAGTTAAATCCGGTGCCCATAGGAATACCCGGTGAACTGTATCTAGCGGGTGTGGGGCTGGCCAGGGGGTATTTTGGCCGTGCCGATCTCACCGCCGAGCGGTTTCTGCCCAACCCCTTTGGCGCTCCCGGTAGCCGCATGTATCGCACCGGCGACAAAGTCAAGCGGGGAGCAGATGGCGTGCTGGAGTACCTGGGGCGGTTGGATCACCAAGTCAAAATTCGTGGGCTGCGCATCGAATTGGGTGAGATTGAAAGCCTGCTGCGCCAGCAACCGTTCGTGTCGGATGCCCTCGTGATTGCCCAGCCCCACAGCATTGGAGATCAACTGGTGGCCTATGTCATTTTGGATGGAATGCCGGCAGAGGATTGGCGGGAACAGCTAAAAGCAGCCTTGTCAGCCCAGCTGCCGGATTACATGGTGCCGGCGCTCTTTATGTCCCTGGATGGGTTTCCCATTTCGCCAAATGGCAAGCTGGATCGTAAGGCATTGCCAGCACCGGAGTGGCAAAGTAAGGGGTATCGCGCACCGCAAACTCCATTGCAGCAGCAGTTGGCCGAGTGCTGGCGATGTTTGTTAAAGCAGCCCCGCATTGGGTTGGATGACAACTTTTTCGCCCTCGGCGGACATTCTTTGCTGGCGGTTCGCGCCGTGGCACAAGTTCGTGAGCAACTGGACCTGGAGATTTCTCTACGGCAATTTTTCCAATGTGAGAGCCTGGAGGCACTGGCCAATCAGCTGGAATATAAATCCATGGCGGGTGAAGAGGAGGAACGGAACGAGTTGGATGCCATGGCTGCTCTGCTGAATGAATTGGGGGAACTATGAGTTTGGATAAGCAGGCGCTGGCCCAGCGTTTTCTAGCCTTAGGTGACGCTGAGCAAGAGCGTTTTTTAGCTGTGCTGCGGGAAAAAAGTCTCCGTTTCGATCGCTTGCCTATCGTCAAAGGAAAAAGAGGCAATCGGGCACCGTTGGCGCCGGCCCAGCGCCGATTATGGTTGGTGCACCAGATGGAGCCTGACAACAGCGCCTATCACATGGTAGGCGCATTTGAACTTAGCGGGGTGGTACAGAGTGAAGCACTGCGCGGTGCACTGACGGATATTCAACGCCGTCATGAAGTGCTGCGTACCCGTTTTGTTGAGATTGACGGTGAGCTCTGGCAGGTGATTGACCAGCATCCGCCCCTGGCGCTTACCGAACAGGACATGACTGACGCAGACAGCAGTACCATTCAGCATCTGGCGGATGATCATGCCCGGGCTGGGTTTGACCTGAGCCGTGGGCCCCTACTGCGAATTCAACTACTCCGGTTGACACCGCAGCGTTGGCGTCTGCAGGTGGTGATGCACCATATTATTGCCGATGGCTGGTCTATTGGTATCTTTTTCAAGGAATTGGAACAGGCTTGGCGGAACCGCCAAGCCGGCAACACCGAAGGGTTGCCAGCGCTGGCAGTGCAGTATGCGGATTATGCCATCTGGCAGCGGGCCTGGTTGAATGCCGGTGAGCGGGAACGCCAACTGACCTATTGGCATGATCAGTTGGAGCCGGGACAACCGCCCTTGTTGCTGCCCTATGACACGCCGGTGGCTGACAGTGATCTCCGTCAGGCTTCCGCGGAGCAGTTAAGCTTGCCGGTGTCATTGGTCACAGCATTGCGCATGTTGGCGCGGGAGTGCGATGCTACCTTGTTTACCGTATTGCTGGCTGCCTGGCAGTGGGCGCTGGCGGTACAAAGCGGACGTCGTGATATTCCGGTGGGCGTGCCTGTAGCCAACCGGAACCGGCCCGAAATTGCGCCCCTGATCGGTTTTTTTGTCAATACCTTGGTGTTGCGTGGCCAGCCGGACCCGGCTGCATCCGTGCGCGACTGGGTGAGGCAACTGCACGCCCGGGTGCTGGATGCTCAGGATCACCAAGCGCTGCCTTTTGATCAGCTGGTGGAGGCTATTGCTCCCCGGCGGAAACCGGGAGAAACCCCGTTGTTTCAGGTTTTGTTCAATTACCAGCAGCGAGATGCCCAGGCCTTTGAAGTATTGCCGGGCGTGACTCTGCGGCCCTTATCCCAAGGTGTGCCTCATGCCCTTTTTGATCTGGCGCTGGATGCGGACGAGCAGGCCGATGGTCAGGTAAGTCTTACCCTGACCTACGCCGCGGACCGCTTCAAAGTGGATACCATCTCGCGTTTGCTAAGTATGCTTAAACAAGCCTTGATGGGCTTCACTCAAGAGGCACCGCGACCTCTCGGTAGCCTAGAATTGCTGACCCCGGAGCAAAGCCATCGTCTTCTGTTGTGGTCTGGGGGGAGTGAGGCATATGCGCGTGGGGTGACGTTAGCGGAATTAATTTCGGCGCAAGCGGTGCGGGCTCCGGAGGCGGAGGCGTTGGTCAGTGGAGAGGAGCGGGTCAGCTACGGCGAGCTGGAGGCGAGGAGCGCGCGGCTGGGGCGCTGGTTGCGTGCGCAAGGAGTGGGCGCGGAGACGGTAGTGGGGGTGCTGTTAGAGCGTGGTGTGGGGATGATCGCCAGCTTTTTAGGGATACTCAAAGCGGGGGGAGCGTTTTTACCGCTGGACCCGGACTATCCCGAAGAGCGGCTGGGGTACATGCTCCGAGACAGCGGAGTGGAATTGCTGCTGAGCGAGAGCGGCCTGGCGGGTCGGCTGCCGGCGGTGGCCGGGCTGCGGGTGGTAGCGTTGGACCGGCTGGACTACGGGGCAGAGGAAGCTGGGGAGTTAGCCGTTCCCGTGCATCCGCAGCAACTGGCCTATGTGATTTACACCTCCGGGTCCACGGGACAGCCCAAAGGGGTGGGGGTCACCCACGGGGGGCTGAGCATGCACGTGCAAAGCATTGGGGAGCGCTACGGCATGGGTCCGGAAGATGTGGAGTTGCACTTTGCCTCCATCAGTTTTGACGGAGCGGTGGAGCGTTGGGCGGTGCCGCTGGCCTTTGGCAGCCGGCTGGTGATACGGGAGCAAGGGTTATGGAGTGCGGAGCGGACCTGCCAGGTATTAGAAGAAGAAGGGGTGAGCATTGCCTGTTTTCCCCCGAGCTACGTGGGGCCCTTACTGGATTGGATTGAGCACCGCCGCCCGCCGCTCAAGGTGCGCTCCTGGACGTTGGGGGGAGAGGCGTTTACGCGGGAGCTCTATGAGCGGCTGCAGCGGGTGCTCAAGCCGCGGCGGATACTCAACGGCTACGGGCCGACGGAGACAGTGGTCACGCCGCTGCTGTGGGAAGCCGATAGGGGCACGCCGATGAGCAGCGCCTATGCGCCCATTGGCACGGCGGTTGGTGCGCGGCGGCTATACGTGCTGGACGGAGACTTAAACCGGGTGCCGCCGGGGGTCAGTGGCGAGCTTTACATTGGCGGTGAAGTGGGTTTAGCGCGGGGGTATTGGGGTCGAGCGGGGCAGACGGCGGAGCGGTTTTTACCGGACCGGTGGGGGGTGCCGGGAGAGCGGATGTACCGCACGGGGGACTGGGTGCGGTGGCGAGCAGACGGGGTGGTGGAGTATTTAGGCCGGGTGGACGGCCAAGTCAAGCTCCGTGGTTTTCGCATAGAGCTGGGAGAGATTGAGACGCGGCTATTGGCCTTAGCGCCGGTGCGGGAAGCGGTGGTGGTGATGCGCCCGGGGCCGGGAGGCGAGCGGTTGGTGGGGTATGTGGCGGCGCCGGCGGAAGTTGAGGGAGAGCGGTTACGGGCGGCGTTAGCGGCGCAGTTGCCCGAGTATATGGTGCCGAGCCAGGTGGTGAGATTAGAGGCGTTGCCGCTGACCCCGGCGGGGAAGGTGGACCGGGAGGGGTTGCCGGAGCCGCAGTGGTCAGCCGAGGGCTATGAGCCGCCGCGGACCGAGGCTGAGAGGATGTTGGCCCAGGTGTGGGGGCAGTTGCTGGGGGTGGAGCGGGTCGGACGCCAGGACCGCTTCTTTGAACTGGGGGGGGATTCCATTATTGCCTTGCAGGTGGTCAGCCGGGCCCGTCAGGCGGGTTGGTCGCTTCGTCCCCGGGACTTGTTCGAGCAGCCCACCCTAACTGCCCTGGCCGCCGTGGCGCAGCCGGCTAAGGCCAGTGATGCGGTCCAGGAGACTCTGGTTGGTCCGCTACCTTTGATGCCGATTCAATCCCATTTCTTTGAGCTGCAGCCACCTGTTCCCTCACATTGGAATCAACATGTGTGGTTAGGGCTGAAGGTGTCCCTAGACATGACGGCATTATCGGCGGCATTGCAAGCCTTGAGGCGGCATCATGATGCCTTGCGTTTGCATTTTCGACAGCAAGGAGGGCAATGGCAACAGTCATTTGTCGACCCGGCGAAGCTGAACAGCGAGCTCCTGTGGGTGCGAGCAGCTGAGGGCGAGGAGGAGGTGGAGCGGTGGTGTAACGAAGCCCAGCGCAGCCTCGATATTGAAACTGGAGAACTGCTGCGCGCTTTGTATGTCAGTAGCCCTGGTCAGCCGGATCGGCTGCTGTTGTGTATTCACCATCTGGCTGTGGATGGAGTCTCCTGGCGTATTTTGCTGGAGGATTTGTTGCGTGCTTATCAGCAGTACTTGGCTGGGGAGCCCATTGAGCTGCCTGCCAAGACCCATAGCCTGCGCGATTGGTCCCAAGCTCTGTCAGCCTGGGCTAAGACTGCACAGGTCGAGTCTCGTTTGCCATTCTGGCAACAGCAATTCACAGCAACAATAAGCTGCCGGACGCCCTTCGCAAAATGTGGTCACTGGACGATGATGTTGAGCAGGGCCGAGACCCAAACGCTACTTTATCAGGCACCGGCGCAGCTTGATGTAAATGTCCCTGCTTTGCTAGTAACAGCGCTGGTGCAGGTATTGGCCGATGAGCGGCAGCCGCGAATTGCTGTAAATCTGGAAGGGCATGGGCGTACAGATGATATGGCTCCCTCTCTGGACGTCAGCCGCACTGTGGGCTGGTTTACCAGCTTTTATCCGGTAGCGCTGGAGTGGCAGTCCGATCTCCAGCGTTGTCTGGCCGGGGTGGCGGAACAGTTGCGCCGTGCTGATCAGGATGGCGGGATCAGCTATGGGGCATTGCGTTATCAGGGTCATGAAAGCAGCCGTAGACAACTGGCAGGGGCAGCCGCTGCTCCCGTTACCTTTAATTATTTGGGGCAGTACCGTTCCGATGGGCTGGAGCACTGGTTTTCGCCATTGCCTGGCGGCGGTGATCCGCAGGCGCCGGAGAATCCCATGGCGGCACCCCTATCAGTCAATGCTCAAGTAGTGGCAGGGCAGTTAAGTCTGGACTGGCTGTATAGCCAGGATCATTATGATTCTTTGCAGATCGAGCAACTGGCCCAGCGCTATAAGCAAGTGCTACTTACCCTGTTGGGAACGCCGGTAAGTAACGCGCCCGCCACGGCTGATCCCCGCTTGCTGGTTCCCTTGGCTGAGGCTTCATTGGAGCAACCGCCAGTGTTTTGTATTCACCCGGTGACCGGTCGCGTCAATGGCTATCAGTCCCTAGCCATGGGCCTGCAGGGGCATCGAACTCTGATTGGACT harbors:
- a CDS encoding amino acid adenylation domain-containing protein, whose amino-acid sequence is MSLDKQALAQRFLALGDAEQERFLAVLREKSLRFDRLPIVKGKRGNRAPLAPAQRRLWLVHQMEPDNSAYHMVGAFELSGVVQSEALRGALTDIQRRHEVLRTRFVEIDGELWQVIDQHPPLALTEQDMTDADSSTIQHLADDHARAGFDLSRGPLLRIQLLRLTPQRWRLQVVMHHIIADGWSIGIFFKELEQAWRNRQAGNTEGLPALAVQYADYAIWQRAWLNAGERERQLTYWHDQLEPGQPPLLLPYDTPVADSDLRQASAEQLSLPVSLVTALRMLARECDATLFTVLLAAWQWALAVQSGRRDIPVGVPVANRNRPEIAPLIGFFVNTLVLRGQPDPAASVRDWVRQLHARVLDAQDHQALPFDQLVEAIAPRRKPGETPLFQVLFNYQQRDAQAFEVLPGVTLRPLSQGVPHALFDLALDADEQADGQVSLTLTYAADRFKVDTISRLLSMLKQALMGFTQEAPRPLGSLELLTPEQSHRLLLWSGGSEAYARGVTLAELISAQAVRAPEAEALVSGEERVSYGELEARSARLGRWLRAQGVGAETVVGVLLERGVGMIASFLGILKAGGAFLPLDPDYPEERLGYMLRDSGVELLLSESGLAGRLPAVAGLRVVALDRLDYGAEEAGELAVPVHPQQLAYVIYTSGSTGQPKGVGVTHGGLSMHVQSIGERYGMGPEDVELHFASISFDGAVERWAVPLAFGSRLVIREQGLWSAERTCQVLEEEGVSIACFPPSYVGPLLDWIEHRRPPLKVRSWTLGGEAFTRELYERLQRVLKPRRILNGYGPTETVVTPLLWEADRGTPMSSAYAPIGTAVGARRLYVLDGDLNRVPPGVSGELYIGGEVGLARGYWGRAGQTAERFLPDRWGVPGERMYRTGDWVRWRADGVVEYLGRVDGQVKLRGFRIELGEIETRLLALAPVREAVVVMRPGPGGERLVGYVAAPAEVEGERLRAALAAQLPEYMVPSQVVRLEALPLTPAGKVDREGLPEPQWSAEGYEPPRTEAERMLAQVWGQLLGVERVGRQDRFFELGGDSIIALQVVSRARQAGWSLRPRDLFEQPTLTALAAVAQPAKASDAVQETLVGPLPLMPIQSHFFELQPPVPSHWNQHVWLGLKVSLDMTALSAALQALRRHHDALRLHFRQQGGQWQQSFVDPAKLNSELLWVRAAEGEEEVERWCNEAQRSLDIETGELLRALYVSSPGQPDRLLLCIHHLAVDGVSWRILLEDLLRAYQQYLAGEPIELPAKTHSLRDWSQALSAWAKTAQVESRLPFWQQQFTATISCRTPFAKCGHWTMMLSRAETQTLLYQAPAQLDVNVPALLVTALVQVLADERQPRIAVNLEGHGRTDDMAPSLDVSRTVGWFTSFYPVALEWQSDLQRCLAGVAEQLRRADQDGGISYGALRYQGHESSRRQLAGAAAAPVTFNYLGQYRSDGLEHWFSPLPGGGDPQAPENPMAAPLSVNAQVVAGQLSLDWLYSQDHYDSLQIEQLAQRYKQVLLTLLGTPVSNAPATADPRLLVPLAEASLEQPPVFCIHPVTGRVNGYQSLAMGLQGHRTLIGLQSRSFVDTLWFDHSLSQMADRYVATLRYRQPAGPYYLLGWSLGGALAMEIACRLEQAGEDIAFLGLLDSYVPGFEIPEDQWTSPQAQQKLADHLRILLPSVAEESLQHCLAQFSESQPQQWPEIFSAWLSTQGVDAVSAENAQQLLFSWALEQHYRRLCDSYILPSVSAKAHAWWAAKPEGRGQQLQHALQEKVQLTFSRIVAADHLSIVRDAECLSDLHRLLRI